A single region of the Aquipuribacter hungaricus genome encodes:
- the trxA gene encoding thioredoxin — MATTSTTDADFDRDVLQSDKPVLVDFWAPWCGPCRQVGPILEELSEEYKDKITVVKVNTDENPRTAAAYGVVSIPTLNVYKGGELVKSLVGAHPKPRLVKELEDYVG, encoded by the coding sequence ATGGCCACCACCTCCACGACCGACGCCGACTTCGACCGCGACGTCCTCCAGTCCGACAAGCCCGTGCTCGTCGACTTCTGGGCGCCCTGGTGCGGCCCGTGCCGCCAGGTCGGCCCGATCCTCGAGGAGCTGTCCGAGGAGTACAAGGACAAGATCACCGTGGTGAAGGTCAACACCGACGAGAACCCGCGCACCGCGGCCGCCTACGGCGTGGTGAGCATCCCGACCCTCAACGTGTACAAGGGCGGCGAGCTGGTCAAGAGCCTCGTCGGCGCGCACCCCAAGCCGCGCCTGGTCAAGGAGCTCGAGGACTACGTCGGCTGA